The following proteins are co-located in the Neofelis nebulosa isolate mNeoNeb1 chromosome 18, mNeoNeb1.pri, whole genome shotgun sequence genome:
- the ERN2 gene encoding serine/threonine-protein kinase/endoribonuclease IRE2 isoform X3, with protein sequence MYVTETAFLSDPADGSLYVLGTQKQQGLMRLPFTIPELVHASPCRSSDGVFYTGRKQDAWFVVDPESGETQTTLTTEGPSTPRLYIGRTQYTVTMHDPKSPALRWNTTYRRYSAPPMDGLPGKYMSHLASCGMGLLLTVDPGSGAVLWTQDLGMPVMGIYTWYQDSLRQLPHLTLARDTLHFLALRWGHIRLPASGAQDTATYFSALDTQLLMTLYVGKDEAGFYVSQALVHTGVALVPRGLTLAPVDGPTTDEVTLQVSGEREGSPSTAVRYPSGSVALPSQWLLIGHHEPPPVLHTTMLRVHPTPRSGTVENRLSESTQPPALFPELLSLSREKPWSPELHPEEKTPDLYPGLGPQDLLAASLTAVLLGGWIIFLMRQQQQLVEKQQQALLAPADPPHITQRAQPQPPGATPQGQKGLRSPSEQAQAVEDPEAEQLTVVGKISFNPKDVLGRGAGGTFVFRGQLEGRAVAVKRLLRECFGLVRREVQLLQESDRHPNVLRYFCTEREPQFHYIALELCQASLQEYVENPELERWGLEPGEALQQLMSGLAHLHSLHIVHRDLKPANVLIAGPDGPEGRGRVVLSDFGLCKKLPVGRCSFSLRSGIPGTEGWMAPELLQLLPTDSPTSAVDIFSAGCVFYYVLSGGSHPFGESLYRQANILAGAPSLAHLEEETHDKVVARNLVETMLNPLPQARPSAHQVLAHPFFWSRAKQLQFFQDVSDWLEKEPEQGPLVRALEEGGPTVVRCNWHTHISVPLQIDLRRFRTYKGTSVRDLLRAMRNKKHHYRELPAEVRQALGHVPDSFVQYFTTRFPRLLLHTYAAMRSCASESLFLPYYPPASRPRGPCPGAAGS encoded by the exons AGGCTGCCATTTACCATCCCCGAGCTGGTTCATGCCTCCCCGTGTCGCAGCTCTGATGGCGTCTTCTACACGG GCCGGAAGCAGGATGCCTGGTTTGTGGTGGACCCTGAGTCGGGAGAGACGCAGACGACGCTGACCACAGAGGGTCCCTCTACCCCCCGCCTCTACATCGGCCGAACGC AGTACACGGTCACCATGCATGACCCCAAGTCCCCGGCCCTGCGCTGGAACACCACCTACCGCCGCTACTCGGCACCCCCCATGGATGGCTTGCCTGGGAAAT ACATGAGCCACCTGGCATCCTGTGGGATGGGCCTGCTGCTAACCGTGGACCCAGGAAGTGGGGCGGTGCTGTGGACACAGGACTTGGGCATGCCCGTGATGGGAATCTACACCTGGTACCAGGACAGCCTGCGTCAGCTGCCCCATCTCACGCTGGCTCGGGACACCTTGCATTTCCTCGCCCTCCGCTGGGGCCACATCCGACTGCCTGCCTCAGGCGCCCAGGACACGGCTACCTACTTCTCCGCCTTGGACACCCAGCTTCT GATGACACTGTATGTGGGGAAGGATGAAGCTGGCTTCTATGTTTCTCAAGCACTGGTTCACACAGGGGTGGCGCTAGTG CCTCGTGGACTGACCCTGGCCCCCGTGGATGGCCCCACCACAGATGAAGTGACACTCCAAGTCTCAGGCGAGCGAGAGGGCTCACCTAGCACGGCTGTCAGATACCCCTCAGGCAGTGTGGCCCTCCCTAGCCAGTGGCTGCTCATTG GACACCACGAACCACCCCCAGTCCTGCATACCACCATGCTGAGGGTACATCCCACCCCAAGGAGTGGCACTGTTGAGAACAGACTCTCAGAGAGCACGCAGCCTCCAGCCCTCTTCCCGGAG CTCCTGAGCCTGAGCCGTGAGAAACCTTGGAGCCCGGAGCTGCATCCTGAAGAGAAAACCCCAGACCTGTATCCAGGGCTGGGACCCCAAGACCTGTTGGCAGCTAGCCTCACTGCTGTCCTCCTGGGAGGGTGGATTATCTTCCTAATGAGGCAG cagcagcagctggtggagaagcagcagcaggccCTCCTGGCACCTGCAGACCCTCCTCACATCACACAGCGTGCTCAGCCCCAGCCACCAGGGGCCACCCCACAGGGCCAGAAGGGCCTTCGAAGCCCCTCAGAGCAAGCCCAGGCAGTCGAAGACCCAGAAG CTGAGCAGCTCACCGTGGTGGGCAAGATTTCCTTCAACCCCAAGGACGTGCTGGGCCGCGGGGCAGGCGGGACGTTCGTTTTCCG GGGCCAGTTGGAGGGCCGGGCCGTGGCTGTCAAGCGGCTGCTCCGTGAATGCTTCGGCCTGGTCCGGAGGGAGGTCCAGCTGCTGCAGGAGTCGGACAGGCACCCCAATGTGCTCCGCTACTTTTGTACCGAGCGGGAACCCCAGTTCCACTATATCGCCCTGGAGCTCTGCCAGGCCTCCTTGCAGGAG TACGTGGAAAACCCTGAGCTGGAGCGCTGGGGCCTGGAGCCCGGGGAGGCGCTACAGCAGCTGATGTCCGGCCTGGCCCACTTGCATTCCCTACACATCG TGCACAGGGACCTGAAGCCGGCCAACGTCCTCATCGCGGGGCCTGACGGCCCTGAGGGCCGAGGCAGGGTGGTGCTCTCAGACTTTGGCCTCTGCAAAAAGCTGCCTGTCGGCCGCTGCAGCTTCAGCCTCCGCTCGGGCATTCCCGGCACGGAAGGCTGGATGGCACCCGAGCTCCTACAACTGCTGCCCACCGACAGCCCT aCAAGCGCAGTGGACATCTTCTCTGCAGGCTGCGTGTTCTACTATGTGCTTTCTGGCGGCAGCCACCCGTTTGGAGAGAGTCTTTACCGCCAGGCCAACATCCTTGCAGGGGCTCCCAGTCTGGCTCACCTGGAGGAAGAGACCCACG ACAAGGTGGTTGCCCGGAACCTGGTTGAGACCATGCTGAACCCCTTGCCGCAGGCCCGCCCCTCTGCTCACCAGGTGCTGGCCCACCCCTTCTTTTGGAGCAGAGCCAAGCAGCTCCAGTTCTTCCAG GACGTCAGTGACTGGCTGGAGAAGGAGCCTGAGCAAGGGCCCCTGGTGAGGGCGCTGGAGGAGGGAGGCCCCACGGTGGTCCGGTGCAACTGGCACACGCACATCTCCGTGCCGCTGCAGATAG ATCTGAGAAGGTTCCGGACGTACAAGGGGACGTCGGTGCGAGACCTGCTCCGTGCAATGAGGAACAAG AAGCACCACTACAGGGAGCTCCCGGCTGAGGTGCGGCAGGCGCTAGGCCACGTCCCGGACAGTTTCGTCCAGTACTTCACAACCCGCTTCCCGCGGCTGCTGCTCCACACGTACGCGGCCATGAGGAGCTGTGCCTCTGAAAGTCTCTTCCTGCCCTACTATCCGCCGGCCTCGAGGCCCAGGGGGCCGTGCCCAGGGGCCGCTGGGAGCTGA
- the PLK1 gene encoding serine/threonine-protein kinase PLK1, whose protein sequence is MSAAATAGKLARAPADPGKAGGPGVAAPGAPAAAPPAKEIPEVLVDPRSRRRYLRGRFLGKGGFAKCFEISDADTKEVFAGKIVPKSLLLKPHQKEKMSMEISIHRSLAHQHIVGFHGFFEDNDFVFVVLELCRRRSLLELHKRRKALTEPEARYYLRQIVLGCQYLHRNRVIHRDLKLGNLFLNEDLEVKIGDFGLATKVEYDGERKKTLCGTPNYIAPEVLSKKGHSFEVDVWSIGCIMYTLLVGKPPFETSCLKETYLRIKKNDYSIPKHINPVAASLIQKMLQTDPTARPTIHELLNDEFFTSGYIPARLPITCLTIAPRFSIAPSSLDPSNRKPLTVLNKGMENPTPERPREKEEPVVRETNEAVDGHLGDMLQQLHSVNASKPSERGLVRQEEAEDPACIPIFWVSKWVDYSDKYGLGYQLCDNSVGVLFNDSTRLILYNDGDSLQYIERDGTESYLTVSSHPNSLMKKITLLKYFRNYMSEHLLKAGANITPREGDELARLPYLRTWFRTRSAIILHLSNGSVQINFFQDHTKLILCPLMAAVTYIDEKRDFRTYRLSLLEEYGCSKELASRLRYARTMVDKLLSSRSATNRLKASS, encoded by the exons ATGAGTGCGGCGGCAACTGCAGGGAAGCTGGCGCGGGCACCAGCCGACCCAGGGAAAGCCGGGGGCCCCGGAGTTGCAGCTCCCGGGGCTCCAGCGGCCGCTCCGCCGGCGAAAGAGATCCCGGAGGTCCTAGTGGACCCGCGCAGCCGGCGGCGCTACCTGCGGGGACGCTTTCTGGGGAAGGGCGGCTTTGCTAAGTGCTTCGAGATCTCGGACGCCGACACTAAGGAGGTGTTCGCTGGCAAAATCGTGCCTAAGTCGTTGCTGCTCAAGCCTCACCAGAAGGAGAAGATGTCCATGGAGATATCCATTCACCGCAGTCTCGCTCACCAGCACATCGTAGGCTTCCACGGCTTTTTCGAGGACAACGACTTCGTGTTCGTGGTGTTGGAGCTCTGCCGCCGGAGA TCTCTCCTGGAGTTGCACAAGCGGAGGAAAGCACTGACGGAGCCCGAAGCCCGCTACTACCTTCGGCAGATCGTCCTTGGCTGCCAGTACCTGCACCGAAACCGGGTCATTCACCGGGACCTCAAGCTGGGCAACCTTTTCCTGAACGAGGATCTGGAGGTGAAAATAG gGGATTTTGGACTGGCAACCAAGGTCGAATATGACGGGGAACGCAAGAAGACCCTGTGTGGGACTCCTAATTACATAGCTCCTGAGGTGCTGAGCAAGAAAGGGCACAGTTTCGAGGTGGACGTGTGGTCCATTGGGTGCATCAT GTATACCTTGCTAGTGGGCAAACCACCTTTTGAGACATCTTGCCTAAAAGAGACTTACCTCCGGATCAAGAAAAATGACTACAGTATTCCCAAG CACATCAACCCTGTGGCCGCCTCCCTCATCCAGAAGATGCTTCAGACAGATCCTACTGCCCGCCCAACCATTCACGAGCTGCTCAATGACGAGTTTTTTACTTCTGGCTATATCCCCGCCCGGCTCCCCATCACCTGCCTCACCATTGCACCACGGTTTTCAATTGCTCCCAGCAGTCTGGACCCCAGCAACCGAAAGCCTCTCACAGTCCTCAATAAAG GCATGGAGAACCCCACGCCCGAGCGGCCCCGGGAGAAAGAGGAACCAGTGGTCCGGGAGACCAATGAGGCGGTTGACGGCCACCTAGGCGACATGCTGCAACAGCTGCACAGTGTCAATGCCTCCAAGCCCTCAGAGCGGGGGCTGGTGAGACAAG AGGAGGCTGAGGATCCCGCCTGCATCCCCATCTTCTGGGTCAGCAAATGGGTGGACTATTCAGACAAGTACGGCCTTG GGTACCAGCTGTGCGACAACAGTGTGGGGGTGCTCTTCAACGACTCGACACGCCTGATCCTTTACAATGACGGCGACAGCCTGCAGTACATAGAGCGTGATGGCACAGAGTCCTACCTCACTGTGAGCTCCCATCCCAACTCCCTGATGAAGAAG ATCACCCTCCTGAAGTACTTCCGGAACTACATGAGCGAACACTTGCTGAAGGCGGGCGCCAACATCACGCCTCGGGAAGGCGATGAGCTCGCCCGGCTACCCTACCTGCGCACCTGGTTTCGCACCCGCAGCGCCATCATCCTACACCTCAGCAACGGCTCTGTGCAGATCAACTTCTTCCAG GACCATACCAAACTCATCCTGTGCCCGCTGATGGCAGCCGTGACCTACATTGATGAGAAGCGGGACTTCCGCACGTACCGCCTGAGCCTGCTGGAGGAGTATGGCTGCTCCAAGGAGCTGGCCAGCCGGCTGCGCTACGCCCGCACCATGGTGGACAAGCTGCTGAGCTCCCGCTCGGCCACCAACCGTCTCAAGGCCTCCTCGTAG